The following proteins are co-located in the Melanotaenia boesemani isolate fMelBoe1 chromosome 5, fMelBoe1.pri, whole genome shotgun sequence genome:
- the LOC121640445 gene encoding zinc finger BED domain-containing protein 4-like isoform X2: protein MESNSRVGEKVVTISAVVPCVLSLNHHLEHLKGTMCYLGAFIKTLQTSLQRRFKGIFVNVKMAENSSSDCQPLPFSDPLYLKAAMLDPSFGSMWVTHDVLVPDNTKEEVSKMIKDLILEEAVKVTPTNTRIEEEEEVQATEPQSSLFASYHNKRQKKDSASTPHMQLTHFLDICSGQDCLHFWTLNRHTLPSLFKVVVRLLHIPASSAPVERVFSHGSVIMRPHRSQLSAKVLTSLIFCKCNGHW from the exons ATGGAGTCAAATTCAAGAGTTG GTGAAAAAGTGGTGACCATAAGTGCAGTGGTTCCCTGTGTCCTCTCCCTCAACCACCATCTGGAACACTTAAAAGGCACTATGTGCTACTTGGGGGCCTTCATCAAAACCTTACAGACATCTCTTCAAAGGAGGTTCAAGGGGATTTTCGTAAATGTGAAGATGGCAGAAAACTCATCATCTGATTGCCAGCCATTGCCCTTCTCTGACCCACTGTATCTGAAGGCAGCCATGCTGGATCCTTCTTTTGGCAGCATGTGGGTCACACATGATGTTTTGGTCCCTGACAACACTAAGGAGGAGGTATCAAAGATGATCAAAG ACTTGATTCTGGAAGAAGCGGTGAAAGTCACTCCAACAAACACACGCatagaagaggaagaagaggtcCAGGCGACAGAGCCTCAGTCAAGCCTCTTTGCATCCTACCACAACAAGAGACAAAAGAAGGACTCCGCTTCAACACCTCATATGCAGCTCACACACTTCTTGGACATTTGTAGTGGACAGGACTGCCTCCACTTCTGGACACTGAACAGACACACCCTTCCTTCTCTCTTCAAGGTTGTGGTAAGACTGTTGCATATCCCTGCATCCAGTGCCCCGGTTGAACGTGTGTTTAGCCATGGTAGTGTGATCATGAGACCCCATCGGTCACAACTCAGTGCAAAGGTTTTAactagtttaattttttgcaaGTGTAATGGCCACTGGTAA